From the Cohaesibacter sp. ES.047 genome, the window GCTGTTGCTACTGTCTGGGCAAAATATCTCAAGGAAGACGAACTGAAAGAGATTTTGGCTTTCTTCAAGACTGAAACCGGTCAGAAATTCGCGCAGTATCAGCCGCGTATCATTGGTGAATCTGTCCGTGGCATTCAGCAATGGTCCCAGATCGTCACACAGATCATGGTCAAACAGGCCAAGGACGAACTGACCAAAAAGGGTCACAAGTTCTCGAAGTAATCCTGACTTTTGGATTTCCACGAAAGGCGCATCCAGACTGGGTGCGCCTTTTTTTTTGAGCCTTGACTCTTTTTGCCACAGGCCATAACGCGGGTTTCAAGCAAACTTGTCCGCTCAGGTGAGCTAAAGGCCTTTTATTCTGTGCCCGTCAGCTTATGTTGAAGGCAACCAATTGCATTTGATACATCTATGCCGTCAAAGCAGACCCGGCTAAGGTCAGGCGGTAGGGCGGCAGTGTGCCAACAGGATTAAGAGGCGAAGTGATGAGCGAATTTGACTATGATCTGTTTGTGATCGGGGCCGGATCTGGCGGAGTACGGTGCGCGCGGATGGCCTCGACTTATGGTGCGAAGGTTGCCGTCGCAGAGGAATACCGAGTGGGTGGCACCTGCGTGATCCGAGGGTGCGTTCCCAAAAAACTGATGGTCTACGCCTCCAAGTTTGCCCATGATTTTGAAGATTCTGCCGGCTTTGGCTGGAGCGTTGATGAACCCAGTTTTGACTGGTCAAAACTGATCAGCCGCAAGGATGCGGAAATCGACCGCCTCAATGGCCTCTATATCAAGAACCTTGAGCGTAACAATGTCGAGATCATTCAGACCCGAGCGGAAATCGTCGGACCCAATTCGGTCCGCCTGTTGGGTGAAAACCGGACGGTAAGCGCGCGCCACATTCTGATCGCAACAGGTGGTGTGCCAAACGAGTTGCATGTGCCGGGCAAGGAATTGATGATCACCTCCAACGAGGTGTTCCATCTTGAGGAAAAGCCTGACCGTGTGGTCGTCGTTGGCGCTGGCTATATTGCCCTCGAATTTGCATGCATATTCCATGGCCTCGGGTCCGAGGTCACTGTCCTTTATCGCGGCGATGAAATCCTGCGTGGCTTCGATGAAGACATCCGCACCACCTTGCATGAGGAAATGGAAAAACGCGGCATTACCATTCATTGTCATGATGAAGTGGACGAATTGACCAAAACGGACGACGGAATTCGGGTCAAGACCACGGCTGAACGTGAAATCATGGCCGATCAGGTGCTCTGCGCGATTGGTCGTTCACCCAATTCCAATGGCCTTGGCCTTGAAACGGCGGGGGTCGAGATCAGCGCGAATGGCGCGATCAAGGTGGATGAGCACAATCGCACCAACGTTGATCACATTTTTGCAGTTGGCGATGTGATTGACCGGGTAACCCTCACGCCGGTGGCAATCCGCGAAGGGGCAGCGCTGGCCGAGACATTCTTTAACGGCAACCCGACGACCGTAGACTACGAGAATATTGCCACTGCCGTCTTCACGCAGCCGGAGATCGGCACGGTGGGCATGACCGAGGCCGAAGCCAGAGTGGCACATGAAAATCTCGATATCTATCTTGCCAAATTCCGCCCGATGAAGAACACGCTTGCGGGTAATGACGAAAAAATGCTGATGAAAGTTATCGTTGACGCCGATAACGACAAGGTGCTGGGATGTCATATCCTTGGGCCGGATTCGGGTGAAATGTCCCAGTTGCTTGGCATTGCTATCAAAATGGGTGCAACAAAAGCCGATTTTGATGCCACAATGGCTGTTCATCCGACCGCTGCTGAGGAACTTGTGACGATGAAGGAACCGACCTCCCGCATCCGCAAAGGCGCCTGAGACAGCGGAAAAAAGTAGAGCAAGTCAAGCCCGATGACCCTGAAACTGCGCTCAATAGACCATGACGACATCGAGGCGGCGACACAATGCGGCGTGGCGGCTTGGTTGAACGCTATGTCGTTCACGATAGAGACGTTGAATACGCATGATATTTTGCGTCTAGAACAGGCTTTTCGGTTTTCCTTCCTCTATCATATGTCTGGTGAGGCGGCTTGTCACGAATGCCTCGTTATTGCGGATCTTGGGGGGCGGATTGTCGGTCATTGTGAATGCGATTGCAGCAAGGGAGCGCTCAAGAACCTCTGGGTTGCACCCAACTGGCAAGGGCAGGGGATTGCCAGTGCACTCCTGTCCGACGCGCGTGACAGGCTGCGGCAGGCCGGCCATGATCACATGCGACTGACGGCTCTGGAAGGCAATCGCCGGGCTTTGGCCTTCTATGAAAAAGAAGGACTTGTCGAGGAAGAGCGGATCATGCAATTTGATCCATTCCTGCAACGCGACTTGGCAACGATCATCCTGCAAGTTCCATTGACCGCACAAGACCAAACGCGTCATACCGCTAATGCGGTGATGGCCGAATAACTGAGAGAAAGCCAGTGACCCTAAAAGACATCGCAGCCAACCCCGAGGATTGGATTGGCTATTTCGGCTATGGCTCCCTCGTCAATGACGACACCCGCAATCCCGAAAGCTTCGGATTTTCTGGCCGGTTGAAAGGCTATCGCCGCCGCTGGTCGATTTGGCGCGAAAGCGCCGAACGACGCGAATTCGGTTTTGGCGGCACCGCTGCGCTATCTGTCGTTGCGGATCCGGATGCCTACTGTGATGGCCTGCTGGTCTTCGATCTCAAATCGCATTTGCCTCAGGTCGATGTGCGTGAGGCGATGTATGATCGCGTCAAGCTCGATCTATCGAACTTTTCGACCTCTGATACCATTCCTCTCGGGCTTGATTGCTACATTTACGTCGGTCAGCCAGCGCATACGGAAGAAGTCGATCCCGCTTATCCGATCCTTCAATCCTATGTCGATGCGGTCATGCAGGGCTTTCTGCACAAGTTCGGAAAACCCGGTCTTGACCGTTTTGTGGAGGAAACTGAGGGGTGGAAAACACCCATCGTAAAGGATCGGGATCGTCCCTTCTATCCACGCAGTATTACGCTCACACTCGAAGAAGCTGAGCTTCTTGATCACTACCAGCGGCTCAGTGGCGCACCGATGGTCACCGTGGACGAAGCCCTGTCGCACAGTTCAGTCCTCTAGATAGTGTTTGCCTTGAGAGAGGCGCCTATCAACGATTGATGCGCTTATGGGGCAACCCGGCGATGGAGAGTCGGTCTTGGTCCGCTTTCTCACTTGGCTGGACGGTCAAGTTTCGCTAAAAGCGTTCGGAGCACACAACAAATCCCGAGAACAGGGACAGATGCTTGATCAAATAGGACGAGACGCAAGTTTCAGAGGGTTAGGGGCAGATCTCAATGACTATCATCGATTCCATCAAAAAAAGCGTGGTACCCATTCATCCTGAGGGCTATCCTTTCATTGCCCTTTTTGCTCTTGCGACCGTCATTCTTGGCTGGTTTATCGGGCCGCTGTTCTGGATCGGGCTCTTCCTCACCCTCTGGTGTACCTATTTCTTCCGCGACCCTGCGCGCATCACACCCACGCGCAAGGGCCTGGTGATTTCGCCCGCCGATGGCATGGTCTCAAGCGTTGGGCTGGCTGTTCCGCCGCAAGAATTGCACCTGAGCGAAGAGCCCATGATGCGCGTCTCCGTCTTCATGAATGTCTTTAATGTCCACGTGAACCGTATGCCTGTACCGGGCAAGATCAGCAAGGTGGCATATAAACCGGGCAAATTCCTCAATGCCGAGCTCGACAAGGCAAGCGAAGATAACGAACGCAACAGCCTGATCATCGAGAGCGAACATGGTGCCATTGGCGTCACTCAGATTGCGGGGCTGGTCGCGCGCCGCATCGTCTGCTGGACGCAAGAAGGAGAGATGCTGCCCGTCGGGGAGCGCTTCGGCCTCATTCGCTTTGGCAGCCGGGTTGATGTCTATATGCCAACGCACATTGTTCCCAAAGTCGCAATCGGCCAGACGATGGTGGCTGGTGAGACGATC encodes:
- a CDS encoding gamma-glutamylcyclotransferase family protein, which translates into the protein MTLKDIAANPEDWIGYFGYGSLVNDDTRNPESFGFSGRLKGYRRRWSIWRESAERREFGFGGTAALSVVADPDAYCDGLLVFDLKSHLPQVDVREAMYDRVKLDLSNFSTSDTIPLGLDCYIYVGQPAHTEEVDPAYPILQSYVDAVMQGFLHKFGKPGLDRFVEETEGWKTPIVKDRDRPFYPRSITLTLEEAELLDHYQRLSGAPMVTVDEALSHSSVL
- a CDS encoding N-acetyltransferase, translating into MTLKLRSIDHDDIEAATQCGVAAWLNAMSFTIETLNTHDILRLEQAFRFSFLYHMSGEAACHECLVIADLGGRIVGHCECDCSKGALKNLWVAPNWQGQGIASALLSDARDRLRQAGHDHMRLTALEGNRRALAFYEKEGLVEEERIMQFDPFLQRDLATIILQVPLTAQDQTRHTANAVMAE
- a CDS encoding phosphatidylserine decarboxylase, encoding MTIIDSIKKSVVPIHPEGYPFIALFALATVILGWFIGPLFWIGLFLTLWCTYFFRDPARITPTRKGLVISPADGMVSSVGLAVPPQELHLSEEPMMRVSVFMNVFNVHVNRMPVPGKISKVAYKPGKFLNAELDKASEDNERNSLIIESEHGAIGVTQIAGLVARRIVCWTQEGEMLPVGERFGLIRFGSRVDVYMPTHIVPKVAIGQTMVAGETIIADLEGPQREAGTHREQ
- the gor gene encoding glutathione-disulfide reductase; the protein is MSEFDYDLFVIGAGSGGVRCARMASTYGAKVAVAEEYRVGGTCVIRGCVPKKLMVYASKFAHDFEDSAGFGWSVDEPSFDWSKLISRKDAEIDRLNGLYIKNLERNNVEIIQTRAEIVGPNSVRLLGENRTVSARHILIATGGVPNELHVPGKELMITSNEVFHLEEKPDRVVVVGAGYIALEFACIFHGLGSEVTVLYRGDEILRGFDEDIRTTLHEEMEKRGITIHCHDEVDELTKTDDGIRVKTTAEREIMADQVLCAIGRSPNSNGLGLETAGVEISANGAIKVDEHNRTNVDHIFAVGDVIDRVTLTPVAIREGAALAETFFNGNPTTVDYENIATAVFTQPEIGTVGMTEAEARVAHENLDIYLAKFRPMKNTLAGNDEKMLMKVIVDADNDKVLGCHILGPDSGEMSQLLGIAIKMGATKADFDATMAVHPTAAEELVTMKEPTSRIRKGA